The Vicia villosa cultivar HV-30 ecotype Madison, WI linkage group LG1, Vvil1.0, whole genome shotgun sequence genome includes a region encoding these proteins:
- the LOC131629571 gene encoding protein ANTAGONIST OF LIKE HETEROCHROMATIN PROTEIN 1-like, with protein MEITFPTLEDFSFLFPEMDPNVNSKKRSHPESSQTQWNNNNNSNIFNDDDTNSNTLNDILNSLIQFDKQIPKQEQYQQQQPPRTQPTPMMKYNSNEMILDFDQVVTKKARRSDATAIATATANITNTATTSSIVGPQRRLWVKDRSKHWWQTCSSPDFPEEEFRRCFRMSKSTFEFICRELDSVVTKKNTMLREAIPVRQRVAVCIWRLATGDPLRLVSKRFGLGISTCHKLVLEVCSAIKKVLMPKFISWPDEQNMKLIKQEYESLSGVPNVGGSMYTTHIPIIAPKSNVNSYFNKRHTQRNQKTSYSVTVQGVVDTRGIFTDVCIGWPGSYPDDQVLEKSVLYQRVMRGNLKDVWVVGNSGFPLMDGILVPYTHQNLTWTQHAFNEKVGDIQKVCKDAFAKVKGRWSCLQKRTEVKIEDLPGVLGACCVLHNICEMRNEKMDPEWSFELFDDEMVAENGVRSAAAAQARDNIAHDLLHRGRAGK; from the coding sequence ATGGAAATCACATTTCCTACACTAGAAGATTTCTCATTCTTGTTCCCAGAAATGGATCCCAATGTAAACTCTAAGAAAAGAAGTCACCCTGAAAGTTCACAGACTCAAtggaataacaacaacaacagtaaCATTTTCAATGATGATGATACTAATAGTAATACATTAAACGATATCCTGAATTCTCTTATTCAATTCGACAAACAAATTCCAAAACAGGAACAGTACcagcaacaacaaccaccacgTACACAACCAACGCCAATGATGAAATATAATTCAAATGAGATGATTTTAGATTTCGACCAGGTTGTTACAAAGAAAGCGCGTCGCTCAGACGCGACTGCCATTGCAACTGCAACTGCAAATATAACTAACACCGCAACTACTTCTTCCATAGTGGGCCCACAGAGACGGTTATGGGTAAAAGACCGTTCAAAACACTGGTGGCAAACCTGCAGCAGTCCTGATTTTCCGGAAGAAGAGTTCCGGAGATGTTTCCGGATGAGCAAATCAACGTTCGAGTTTATTTGCCGCGAACTCGATTCAGTTGTTACGAAGAAAAACACGATGCTCCGAGAGGCGATTCCGGTGCGGCAGAGGGTGGCGGTTTGTATTTGGAGACTTGCAACTGGTGATCCTCTTAGGCTTGTTTCGAAACGGTTTGGATTGGGGATATCCACTTGTCATAAACTGGTGCTGGAGGTTTGTTCTGCAATTAAGAAAGTTCTAATGCCGAAATTTATTAGTTGGCCTGATGAGCAAAACATGAAGTTAATTAAACAAGAGTATGAGTCTCTTTCTGGAGTGCCGAATGTTGGTGGTTCAATGTATACTACTCATATTCCGATAATTGCGCCGAAGTCGAATGTGAATTCTTATTTTAATAAGAGACACACTCAGAGGAATCAGAAAACTTCTTACTCTGTTACTGTCCAAGGTGTGGTTGATACTAGAGGGATTTTTACCGATGTTTGCATTGGTTGGCCTGGTTCTTATCCAGATGATCAAGTTTTGGAGAAATCCGTTTTGTATCAGAGAGTTATGAGAGGGAATTTGAAGGATGTTTGGGTTGTGGGAAACTCTGGATTTCCTTTGATGGATGGGATTTTGGTTCCTTATACACATCAGAATCTGACATGGACGCAGCATGCTTTTAATGAGAAAGTTGGGGATATTCAGAAGGTCTGTAAAGACGCGTTTGCGAAAGTGAAAGGTAGGTGGTCTTGTTTGCAGAAGAGGACAGAGGTGAAGATTGAGGATTTGCCTGGTGTTCTTGGTGCTTGTTGTGTTTTGCATAATATTTGTGAAATGAGGAATGAGAAGATGGATCCTGAGTGGAGTTTTGAGCTGTTTGATGATGAGATGGTGGCGGAGAATGGTGTTCGGTCTGCTGCTGCTGCTCAGGCTAGAGATAATATTGCTCATGATTTGTTGCATCGCGGCCGGGCCGGGAAGTAG
- the LOC131629555 gene encoding glyoxylase I 4 has protein sequence MASVLKVSSFISPMHQKLNYVSFSPKFQQVSVRNGRLNVPTMRVKAQTAVEGDVIENESVSSNEDNDYGVVSVHHVGVLCENLERSLDYYQNILGLKINEARPHDKLPYRGAWFWVGSEMIHLMELPNPDPLTGRPQHGGRDRHTCIAIRDVSKLKAILDKAGLPYTLSRSGRPAIFTRDPDANALEFTQIDD, from the exons ATGGCGTCTGTTCTCAAAGTATCTTCGTTTATCTCTCCTATGCACCAAAAG TTGAATTATGTCAGCTTTTCGCCCAAATTTCAGCAGGTTAGTGTAAGAAATGGGAGATTGAATGTTCCCACTATGAGAGTAAAAGCTCAAACTGCTGTTGAAGGGGATGTAATTGAAAATGAATCAGTTTCCTCCAATGAAGACAACG ATTATGGAGTTGTTAGCGTTCACCATGTTGGAGTTTTATGTGAAAACCTAGAAAGATCTCTTGACTATTATCAAAACATTCTAG GTCTTAAGATAAACGAAGCAAGGccacacgataaacttccataccGGGGTGCATGGTTTTGGGTAGGGTCTGAAATGATTCACTTAATGGAACTTCCAAATCCTGACCCTCTAACCGGACGACCTCAACACGGTGGTCGAGATCGTCATACTTGTATTGCAATTCGAGATGTTTCTAAGCTCAAAGCAATTCTCGATAAAGCTG GTTTACCCTACACACTTAGCCGTTCAGGAAGACCGGCAATCTTTACTCGTGATCCTGATGCCAATGCACTAGAGTTCACACAAATAGATGATTAA
- the LOC131653487 gene encoding uncharacterized protein LOC131653487 → MPPKFPPKIRKFDFGCEKRKKKKILDELTQSQSGALDKFIIKEPQISVENQNVDVETIENMEENANVNANLDVENVDAENVDNTNDNGEDINIFDSSVWDSLESRMIDLLAIKGPKRDLSMVKGPKDKSSRHFTNNLYTRVLPNGEKCDRDWLVYSKKLDILKIFFGVVQRIYTIFANSTKRWQILKDNVKWLTPKSLSSTRWESHVDSVKAIKTQISDFREALLEVSEKDLDSKIRSEAKSLATNELGDFEFLMSIIIWFDILSVINVVSKLLQSRDMVIDVAMEKIKRLISFFKKYRETGFKNALNYATKIALELNIDLVFPQRRIIRRKRQFDESLNTPQTELSEEESFRVDYFLYLVDQAIVSLNKRFEQYQQYESVFGFLITSQNLQSLDNATLESCCSHFEKALKHNEQCDIDGKELCVELKFLRDMLPIVNIGPIDILRYLKGMDFFPNTLIAYRILLTIPVIVASAERSFSKLKLLKSYLRSTILLERLNGLALIAIENDLLENIQYEDLIEEFASKNARRETFFK, encoded by the exons ATGCCTCCTAAATTTCCTCCTAAGATTAGAAAATTTGATTTTGGATGTGAGAAgcgtaagaaaaagaaaatacttGATGAACTAACTCAATCTCAATCAGGAGCTCttgataaatttattataaaagaaCCACAAATTTCTGTTGAAAATCAGAATGTTGATGTTGAAACTATTGAAAATATGGAGGAAAATGCTAATGTTAATGCTAATTTAGATGTTGAAAATGTTGATGCTGAAAATGTTGATAATACTAATGACAATGGTGAGgatataaatatatttgattCATCAGTATGGGATTCTCTTGAGTCTAGAATGATTGATTTATTAGCAATAAAAGGTCCTAAAAGAGATTTATCTATGGTGAAGGGTCCTAAAGATAAATCATCTAGACATTTTACAAATAATTTGTATACTAGAGTTTTACCAAATGGAGAGAAATGTGATAGAGATTGGCTTGTTTATTCAAAAAAGCTTGATAta CTAAAGATTTTTTTTGGAGTTGTTCAACgcatttatactatttttgctaATTCAACTAAGAGATGGCAAATTTTGAAAGATAATGTGAAATGGTTGACTCCAAAATCATTGTCATCCACTCGTTGGGAGAGTCATGTAGATAGTGTCAAAGCTATTAAAACTCAAATTTCAGATTTTAGAGAAGCTTTACTTGAAGTATCTGAAAAGGATCTTGATTCTAAAATAAGAAGTGAAGCTAAATCCTTGGCAACAAATGAGCttggtgattttgagtttttaatGTCGATAATTATATGGTTTGACATATTATCCGTAATTAATGTGGTTAGCAAGCTCTTACAATCAAGGGATATGGTTATTGATGTTGCTATGGAAAAAATAAAAAGGTTGATttcattttttaagaaatataGAGAAACTGGTTTTAAAAATGCCTTGAATTATGCTACGAAAATTGCCCTTGAATTGAATATAGATCTAGTATTTCCACAAAGGCGTATAATTCGAAGAAAAAGACAGTTTGATGAGAGTTTGAATACCCCGCAAACTGAGCTATCTGAAGAGGAATCTTTTAGAGTTGATTATTTTCTTTACCTTGTTGATCAAGCTATTGTATCTCTTAATAAGAGATTTGAGCAATACCAACAATATGAAAGTGTTTTTGGTTTCTTAATTACTTCTCAAAATTTACAATCATTAGACAATGCAACTTTAGAGTCTTGTTGTAGTCATTTTGAAAAGGCATTGAAACATAATGAGCAATGTGATATTGATGGAAAAGAATTATGTGTGGAGTTAAAGTTTCTAAGAGATATGTTGCCTATAGTAAATATTGGACCTATTGATATATTAAGGTATTTGAAAGGCATGGATTTTTTTCCTAATACACTCATTGCATATAGAATTTTGTTGACTATTCCTGTGATAGTTGCCTCGGCAGaaagaagtttttcaaaattGAAGTTGTTGAAGTCTTACTTGCGGTCTACCATATTACTAGAAAGGCTTAATGGGTTAGCATTGATAGCAATTGAGAATGATTTGTTGGAGAATATACAATAtgaagacttgattgaagaatttgcttcaaaaaatgCTAGAAGGGAGACTTTTTTCAAGTAG